One window from the genome of Pedobacter schmidteae encodes:
- a CDS encoding response regulator has protein sequence MKKYKDLDCVLLVDDDISTNFIHRRIVENAKINVDVKEITSAKEALDYLTYSGKYENNQDAPKAGIIFLDINMPGMNGWDFIAEYKKLDQKHKARIVVVMLTTSLNPDDEQHAANVEEIATYLHKPLNLEAFAKIADQYFEVLEDE, from the coding sequence ATGAAAAAATATAAAGATCTTGACTGTGTTTTATTGGTTGATGATGATATTTCTACAAATTTTATTCACCGCAGGATTGTAGAAAACGCGAAGATAAATGTTGATGTAAAGGAAATTACCTCAGCCAAAGAAGCCTTGGATTACTTGACTTACTCAGGTAAATACGAAAACAATCAGGATGCACCAAAAGCCGGTATTATATTTTTAGACATCAATATGCCGGGGATGAATGGTTGGGATTTTATTGCGGAATATAAGAAGCTGGATCAAAAACACAAAGCCAGAATTGTGGTGGTGATGCTAACCACTTCGCTAAATCCGGATGACGAGCAACACGCGGCCAATGTGGAAGAAATTGCTACGTATTTGCATAAGCCTCTCAATTTGGAAGCTTTTGCAAAAATCGCAGATCAGTATTTTGAAGTATTGGAAGATGAATAA
- a CDS encoding phospho-sugar mutase — protein MQLEQATLNTINEWLKGNYDQNTKDEIQGLLNKEAYTELTDSFYRSLEFGTGGLRGIMGPGSNRINKYTIGTATQGLANYLNKKYPGEKIKVAIAHDSRNNSDYFAQITADVFSANGIHVYFFSALRPTPELSFAIRTLGCRSGVMLTASHNPKEYNGYKAYGADGGQFTAPDDALVMDEVAKIKNIDEVKFDRVDNLIELIGEEIDQLYLDKITALSVSPEAISRQKELKIVYSPIHGTGITLVPKALAQFGFTNLTVVEEQSKPDGNFPTVVYPNPEEKEALTLALKKAQEIDADLVLATDPDADRVGIAVKNNDGEFVLLNGNQTGSLLINYLLTAWQEKGKLTGNEYIVKTIVTSNLIEAIAEAKNVTYYNTLTGFKWIGQIMTQLEGKNTFIGGGEESYGYLIGDLVRDKDAVVSCAFIAEMTAFYKDKGSSLYDALLNMYVEYGFYKEELVSITKKGKTGAEDIKAMMEKFRNNPPATLGGSPIDTLKDYELGVQTDLKTGVKTELELPKSDVLQFITADGSIVSARPSGTEPKIKFYCSVNTALKDKASFKETNARLGEKIKAVMNDLEV, from the coding sequence ATGCAGTTAGAACAAGCTACCTTAAACACGATTAACGAATGGCTTAAGGGAAATTACGATCAAAACACAAAAGACGAAATACAAGGCCTGCTGAATAAGGAAGCTTATACTGAGCTGACCGATTCCTTTTACAGGAGTCTGGAATTTGGAACCGGAGGCTTACGTGGCATAATGGGGCCAGGATCTAACCGGATCAATAAATATACTATAGGCACAGCCACTCAAGGCCTGGCCAACTACCTGAACAAGAAGTATCCGGGCGAAAAAATTAAGGTGGCAATTGCGCACGACAGCAGAAACAATTCTGACTATTTTGCACAGATTACTGCGGATGTATTTTCGGCAAACGGTATACATGTTTACTTTTTTTCGGCTTTAAGGCCAACACCAGAACTTTCTTTTGCCATCCGTACCCTTGGCTGCAGAAGTGGTGTCATGTTAACAGCCTCGCACAACCCAAAAGAATATAATGGCTACAAAGCATATGGTGCCGATGGTGGACAGTTTACCGCTCCTGATGATGCCCTGGTGATGGATGAAGTAGCCAAAATCAAAAATATTGATGAAGTGAAGTTCGATCGTGTAGACAACCTTATCGAACTGATTGGGGAAGAAATTGACCAGTTGTACCTGGATAAAATTACCGCATTGTCTGTCTCGCCAGAGGCTATTTCCCGTCAGAAGGAGCTTAAAATCGTATACTCTCCTATTCACGGAACCGGAATTACACTGGTGCCTAAAGCCCTTGCACAGTTCGGTTTCACCAATTTGACGGTAGTAGAAGAGCAAAGTAAGCCTGATGGTAATTTCCCAACAGTTGTGTATCCCAATCCGGAAGAAAAAGAGGCACTCACACTTGCCTTGAAGAAAGCCCAGGAAATTGATGCTGATCTGGTACTGGCTACCGATCCTGATGCCGACCGTGTAGGTATAGCCGTAAAAAATAACGATGGCGAATTTGTGTTGTTAAACGGAAACCAGACAGGAAGTTTACTGATCAATTACCTGTTAACCGCCTGGCAGGAAAAAGGAAAACTGACTGGCAACGAATATATTGTTAAAACCATTGTAACTTCCAATTTAATAGAAGCCATAGCCGAGGCAAAAAATGTAACCTATTACAATACGCTGACCGGTTTTAAATGGATTGGACAAATCATGACCCAGCTGGAAGGTAAAAATACTTTTATTGGCGGTGGCGAAGAAAGTTATGGTTACCTGATTGGCGACCTGGTAAGGGATAAAGATGCGGTAGTTTCCTGTGCTTTTATTGCCGAAATGACGGCCTTTTATAAAGACAAAGGCAGCAGTTTGTATGATGCTTTGCTCAATATGTATGTTGAGTATGGTTTCTATAAAGAGGAACTGGTATCTATTACCAAAAAAGGCAAAACAGGAGCCGAAGATATCAAGGCAATGATGGAGAAATTCAGGAACAACCCTCCTGCTACCTTAGGTGGATCCCCAATTGATACCTTAAAGGATTATGAGCTTGGAGTACAAACAGATTTAAAAACCGGCGTAAAAACAGAACTGGAATTGCCTAAATCAGATGTACTGCAATTTATCACAGCTGATGGTAGTATTGTTTCGGCACGTCCTTCGGGAACGGAGCCTAAAATTAAATTTTATTGTAGTGTAAATACAGCTTTAAAGGACAAAGCGAGCTTTAAGGAAACAAATGCCAGACTTGGCGAAAAAATTAAGGCAGTAATGAATGATCTTGAGGTTTAA
- a CDS encoding aspartate kinase encodes MKVLKFGGTSVGSPERMKKLLDIINPAEEQIVVLSAVSGTTNSLVEISAKLLKEDKQVALSLINALHQKYNEFVVELLTEGEFREQGQEVVDYHFNFLATLANDIFTPVEEKVVLAQGELLSTTLYHIYLKSIGVPSVLLPALDFMKIDEDNEPDVPYATTHLQPILDQHKDNKLFITQGFICRNSFGEVDNLRRGGSDYTASLIGAAIMAEEVQIWTDIDGMHNNDPRIVKGTKPIAQLSFDEAAELAYFGAKILHPQSVFPAQKYKIPVRLLNTMEPQASGTLISTESEKGKIKSIAAKDGITAIKIQSSRMLLAYGFLRRVFEIFERYKTPIDMITTSEVAVSLTIDFTDNLEKIVEELHAFGSVDIDTNQSIVCVVGDFSAEKHGYAARVLDAIKHIPLRMISYGGSNYNISLLLNTSDKTEALKSLHNRLFE; translated from the coding sequence ATGAAAGTATTAAAGTTTGGAGGCACTTCTGTAGGAAGCCCTGAGCGCATGAAAAAATTGCTGGATATTATCAATCCTGCAGAAGAACAGATTGTCGTGTTATCGGCTGTGTCCGGTACCACCAATAGTTTAGTGGAAATTTCAGCCAAACTTTTAAAGGAAGATAAACAGGTTGCGTTGAGCTTAATTAACGCATTACACCAAAAATATAATGAATTCGTTGTTGAACTTTTAACTGAAGGCGAATTCCGCGAACAGGGACAAGAGGTGGTAGATTATCATTTCAACTTTTTGGCCACATTGGCCAATGATATTTTTACACCTGTTGAAGAAAAAGTAGTATTGGCCCAAGGCGAATTGCTGTCAACCACCTTGTATCATATTTATCTGAAGTCGATTGGCGTACCATCTGTATTGTTACCGGCGTTGGATTTTATGAAAATTGATGAGGATAATGAGCCTGATGTGCCTTATGCAACTACACATCTGCAACCCATCCTGGATCAGCATAAAGACAATAAACTGTTCATTACCCAGGGTTTCATTTGCCGGAACAGCTTTGGAGAAGTAGATAACCTTCGTCGTGGCGGTAGTGACTATACGGCTTCTTTGATCGGAGCAGCCATCATGGCCGAGGAGGTACAGATCTGGACAGATATTGATGGGATGCACAATAATGATCCAAGAATTGTGAAAGGCACCAAGCCTATTGCACAACTTTCATTTGATGAAGCTGCCGAGCTGGCTTATTTCGGGGCAAAGATTCTTCATCCTCAATCTGTTTTCCCTGCTCAGAAATATAAAATTCCGGTTCGTTTGCTCAACACCATGGAGCCGCAGGCTTCGGGAACATTGATTTCTACGGAAAGTGAAAAAGGAAAAATCAAATCCATTGCAGCAAAAGACGGCATTACCGCCATTAAAATACAATCTAGCCGGATGTTGTTGGCTTATGGATTTTTGAGACGGGTATTTGAAATCTTTGAAAGGTATAAAACGCCGATAGACATGATCACCACTTCGGAAGTAGCGGTATCGTTGACCATTGATTTTACCGACAATCTGGAGAAAATTGTGGAAGAGCTACATGCTTTTGGTTCGGTAGACATTGATACCAATCAGTCGATTGTGTGTGTTGTGGGCGATTTCAGTGCAGAGAAACATGGTTATGCAGCGCGTGTATTGGATGCCATTAAACACATTCCGCTAAGAATGATCTCTTATGGAGGAAGTAATTATAACATTTCATTGCTGCTGAATACCTCAGATAAAACGGAAGCATTAAAGAGTTTACATAACAGGCTGTTTGAATAA
- the lysA gene encoding diaminopimelate decarboxylase, producing the protein MFSNKDISQFANVETPFYYYDLNLLQNTLSTCAAAANLYNFHVHYALKANFNEKVLQKIKAIGFGADCVSGGEVSRAIETGFDKGQIVFAGVGKSDKEINLALDQDIFCFNVESVQELEVINELAAKKGKTARVAIRINPNVDAHTHHNITTGLDENKFGVNSWDLPQCAETLRVSKHIEFIGIHFHIGSQITNLDVYKNLCVRVNEFALWFEERGFAVKVLNVGGGLGIDYHNPDNQIPDFENYFKIFSEFLEIKPGQEVHFELGRALVGQSASLISRVLYVKNGKKKNFVVLDAGMTELMRPALYQAYHKIENLTRGNATAVKYDIVGPICESTDCFGKEVEQPESFRGDLYAIRSAGAYGEVMASKYNLRDEIRSVYSEG; encoded by the coding sequence ATGTTTTCTAATAAAGATATATCACAGTTCGCAAATGTAGAAACACCTTTTTACTATTACGACCTGAACCTGTTGCAAAATACTTTAAGTACCTGTGCAGCGGCCGCGAATTTATACAATTTTCACGTGCACTATGCATTGAAAGCCAATTTCAACGAAAAAGTACTGCAAAAAATTAAAGCTATAGGCTTTGGCGCTGATTGTGTAAGTGGTGGAGAAGTAAGCAGGGCTATCGAAACAGGGTTTGATAAAGGACAAATTGTTTTTGCAGGCGTAGGTAAATCAGACAAGGAAATAAACCTTGCACTGGATCAGGATATCTTCTGCTTCAATGTGGAGTCTGTTCAGGAGCTGGAAGTAATCAATGAACTGGCTGCAAAAAAAGGTAAAACAGCCAGAGTAGCTATCCGGATTAATCCCAATGTAGATGCACACACCCACCATAACATCACCACTGGTTTAGATGAAAACAAGTTTGGTGTAAATTCCTGGGATTTGCCACAATGTGCCGAAACCCTGAGGGTGTCTAAACATATTGAATTTATAGGTATACATTTTCACATCGGTTCACAAATTACCAATCTGGATGTATACAAAAATCTTTGTGTACGTGTAAACGAATTTGCGTTATGGTTTGAAGAACGCGGCTTTGCCGTTAAAGTACTGAATGTTGGCGGTGGATTGGGTATTGATTATCACAATCCCGATAACCAAATTCCTGATTTTGAAAACTACTTCAAAATATTTTCTGAATTTCTGGAAATCAAACCGGGACAAGAGGTTCATTTTGAGTTGGGAAGGGCATTGGTAGGTCAGTCTGCTTCCCTGATCAGTAGGGTATTATATGTTAAGAACGGCAAAAAGAAAAACTTTGTGGTATTGGATGCCGGGATGACGGAGTTGATGCGCCCGGCTTTATACCAGGCTTACCATAAAATTGAGAACCTTACCCGCGGAAATGCAACAGCAGTAAAGTATGATATTGTTGGGCCAATTTGCGAAAGCACTGATTGCTTTGGAAAAGAAGTAGAGCAGCCCGAAAGCTTCAGAGGCGATTTATATGCCATCAGAAGTGCAGGTGCCTATGGTGAGGTGATGGCTTCAAAGTACAACCTGCGCGACGAGATCAGGTCTGTTTATAGCGAAGGCTAA
- a CDS encoding SRPBCC domain-containing protein → MKTFKKYYQLPAPPEEVYLALTKAQSIQLWTGAAVEFTEEPGTEFSFWDGDIVGKNLEFDYGKKIVQEWYFGEYNAPSIVTIKLHADKKGTSLEFVQTNIPEADFEDFTEGLDQYYLGGLLDFFEE, encoded by the coding sequence ATGAAGACTTTTAAAAAATATTATCAGCTCCCCGCTCCTCCCGAAGAAGTTTATCTGGCTTTGACTAAAGCACAAAGTATACAGTTGTGGACGGGGGCTGCCGTTGAATTTACGGAAGAACCGGGTACCGAATTTTCTTTCTGGGATGGCGACATTGTGGGCAAAAACCTGGAATTTGATTATGGTAAAAAGATTGTACAGGAATGGTATTTTGGTGAGTATAATGCTCCTTCTATCGTAACCATTAAATTGCATGCAGATAAAAAAGGTACATCACTTGAGTTTGTGCAAACCAATATCCCCGAAGCAGATTTTGAAGATTTTACGGAAGGATTGGACCAGTATTACCTGGGTGGACTACTCGACTTTTTTGAGGAGTAA
- a CDS encoding acyl-CoA dehydrogenase family protein has product MEKSTRKDFYEAPDYYLLDELLSEEHLLIRTAARDWVKKEISPIIEDYAQKATFPKQLIKGLGEIGAFGPTIPVEYGGAGLDYMAYGLLMQEIERGDSGIRSTASVQGSLVMYPIFTYGTEAQRKKYLPKLATGELMGCFGLTEPDHGSDPGGMLTNIKDKGDHYILNGAKMWISNAPFADIAIVWAKDESGKIRGMIVERGMEGFTTPETHHKWSLRASATGELVFDNVKIPKENVFPDITGLKGPLGCLNQARYGIAWGALGAAMDCYDTALRYSKQRIQFDKPIAGFQLQQKKLAEMITEITKAQLMVWRLGVLKNENRASPEQISMAKRNSVEVALNVARNARQMLGGMGITGEYSIMRHMMNLESVVTYEGTHDIHLLITGMDVTGINAFK; this is encoded by the coding sequence ATGGAAAAATCTACCAGAAAAGACTTTTATGAAGCTCCGGATTATTATCTGTTAGACGAATTACTATCGGAAGAGCATTTGTTGATCCGCACTGCCGCCCGCGACTGGGTAAAGAAAGAAATCAGCCCCATTATTGAAGATTATGCCCAAAAAGCAACATTCCCCAAACAGCTGATTAAAGGCCTTGGTGAGATTGGTGCTTTTGGTCCGACTATCCCTGTTGAATATGGTGGTGCCGGTCTGGATTATATGGCTTATGGCCTGTTGATGCAGGAAATTGAACGTGGTGATTCCGGAATCAGGTCTACCGCTTCTGTACAGGGTTCGCTGGTGATGTATCCTATTTTTACCTATGGAACAGAAGCACAACGTAAAAAATATTTGCCAAAACTGGCCACAGGCGAACTGATGGGCTGTTTCGGATTGACGGAACCTGATCATGGCTCAGACCCGGGTGGAATGCTAACCAATATCAAAGATAAAGGTGATCATTACATCTTAAATGGGGCCAAAATGTGGATATCAAATGCGCCCTTTGCTGATATTGCCATCGTTTGGGCGAAAGATGAATCGGGAAAAATACGTGGAATGATTGTGGAGCGCGGCATGGAAGGTTTTACGACACCAGAAACGCATCATAAATGGAGTTTAAGAGCTTCGGCCACAGGTGAGCTGGTTTTCGACAATGTAAAAATACCTAAAGAAAATGTTTTTCCGGATATCACCGGTTTAAAGGGCCCTTTGGGTTGCTTAAACCAGGCCCGTTATGGTATTGCCTGGGGTGCCCTTGGTGCAGCGATGGACTGCTATGATACTGCCCTTCGCTACTCCAAACAGCGCATACAGTTTGATAAACCTATTGCTGGCTTTCAGTTGCAACAAAAGAAACTAGCCGAAATGATTACCGAAATTACCAAAGCTCAATTAATGGTGTGGCGCCTTGGGGTCTTAAAGAATGAAAACAGGGCCAGCCCCGAACAAATTTCTATGGCCAAACGAAACAGCGTAGAAGTGGCACTCAACGTAGCCCGAAATGCCAGACAAATGCTGGGTGGTATGGGGATTACCGGTGAGTATTCTATCATGCGCCACATGATGAACCTGGAGTCGGTGGTCACTTATGAAGGTACACACGATATCCACCTGCTGATTACAGGAATGGATGTTACAGGAATAAATGCATTTAAATAA
- a CDS encoding dihydroneopterin aldolase has protein sequence MSSTSSYKQTVALKDVKCFAYHGYYPEEQLTGIYFMVDVEVEFIPFGESENLQHTVNYEVLNTIILEEMANTQKMLETVVKNIIDRSIAAYPFILKATVGIRKLSPAMPGQVGHSFVQLSYKAD, from the coding sequence ATGTCGTCAACTTCCAGTTATAAACAAACCGTTGCCTTAAAAGATGTGAAGTGTTTTGCCTACCACGGGTATTATCCGGAGGAGCAACTGACCGGCATTTATTTTATGGTTGATGTGGAGGTTGAGTTTATCCCTTTTGGGGAAAGCGAAAATCTGCAGCATACGGTAAATTATGAAGTATTGAACACCATCATTCTGGAAGAAATGGCCAATACACAAAAAATGCTGGAAACAGTTGTCAAAAACATCATCGACCGCAGTATTGCGGCTTATCCTTTTATCCTTAAGGCAACGGTTGGCATCAGAAAACTAAGCCCGGCTATGCCAGGCCAGGTAGGACATTCTTTTGTGCAGCTTAGCTACAAAGCCGACTAA
- a CDS encoding thioesterase family protein produces the protein MIFKTFWRNKNIKQDKTTDIISTLDSFKYKTAIETRFADFDMMGHVNNAVYFTYMEIARTKYWNHAIQWDWKKTGVVIAQASLDYILPVFIEDKISMYVRTSRIGNSSFDLEYLLVKLINGKEEICNRGKTTCVAFDYATKSSFPIPKDERERMISFEQL, from the coding sequence ATGATTTTCAAGACATTTTGGCGTAATAAAAATATTAAACAAGACAAAACGACAGATATTATCAGTACTTTAGACAGTTTTAAGTACAAAACAGCTATAGAAACCCGATTTGCAGATTTTGATATGATGGGACACGTGAACAATGCGGTATACTTTACTTATATGGAAATAGCCCGGACAAAATATTGGAATCACGCGATTCAGTGGGATTGGAAAAAAACGGGAGTAGTGATTGCTCAGGCATCGCTGGACTACATTTTGCCTGTATTTATCGAAGACAAAATCAGTATGTACGTACGAACCTCCAGAATTGGCAACAGCAGTTTCGACCTGGAATACCTGCTGGTGAAGCTCATCAATGGAAAAGAAGAGATATGTAATCGTGGCAAAACCACCTGTGTAGCATTTGATTATGCCACCAAAAGCTCCTTTCCTATTCCTAAGGATGAAAGAGAAAGAATGATCTCCTTCGAACAGTTATAA
- a CDS encoding Hsp20/alpha crystallin family protein yields MTLVKFNNRTRNTAPYFNNVFDSLFSEALNKNLTINKVPGVNILESETDYKIELAAPGLNKEDFQINLKKDTLSVWAEKTASETEEKKDYTRKEFDYFSFARSFVLPESVDGEKITAEYVNGILNITIGKKDESKSASKEIKVS; encoded by the coding sequence ATGACACTAGTAAAATTTAACAACAGAACCAGAAACACTGCACCTTACTTTAACAATGTTTTCGACTCATTGTTTAGCGAAGCATTAAATAAAAATTTAACTATTAATAAAGTTCCGGGTGTAAACATCTTAGAATCTGAAACCGATTATAAAATTGAATTGGCCGCACCGGGCTTAAACAAAGAAGATTTTCAAATTAATCTGAAAAAAGATACGCTTTCAGTTTGGGCAGAAAAAACCGCCAGCGAAACTGAAGAGAAAAAAGATTACACCAGAAAAGAATTCGACTACTTTTCTTTTGCAAGATCGTTTGTATTGCCGGAAAGTGTGGATGGTGAAAAAATTACAGCTGAATATGTAAATGGCATCTTGAACATTACCATCGGTAAAAAAGATGAATCTAAATCAGCCAGCAAAGAGATTAAGGTTTCATAA